The Pirellulimonas nuda genome includes a region encoding these proteins:
- a CDS encoding sulfite exporter TauE/SafE family protein, with protein sequence MTPMLIAVLSASLLGSLHCAGMCGPFCGIAVSGGRSARSAAMLHAAYHGGRLVTYALVGMAAGAAGALLDLASTLAGLQPIALALAGGMMVLFGLAEVARLRNWQTRFARFGHWRPPAAWGRLIQRGQRFAARRSALPRALSIGLLTTLLPCGWLYAFVVTAAGAGGPLQGAAVMAAFWLGTLPVMLTLGIGVRRLAGVLGDRLPLATAAALIAVGMVTLSGRLTISAEALAQQVTVEAPSAAGQAPDPNTLPPCCREPQPEAP encoded by the coding sequence ATGACGCCGATGTTGATCGCCGTGCTCTCGGCGAGCCTGCTCGGCTCGCTGCACTGCGCGGGCATGTGCGGCCCGTTCTGCGGCATCGCGGTCAGCGGGGGCCGGTCGGCCCGCTCCGCGGCAATGCTGCACGCCGCCTACCACGGCGGGCGGCTCGTCACGTACGCGCTGGTCGGCATGGCCGCGGGCGCCGCGGGGGCGCTGCTCGACCTTGCGTCGACCCTCGCCGGCTTGCAGCCCATCGCGCTGGCGCTGGCCGGCGGGATGATGGTGCTGTTCGGGCTGGCCGAGGTCGCCCGGCTGCGCAACTGGCAGACCCGGTTTGCTAGGTTTGGGCACTGGCGCCCCCCGGCGGCTTGGGGGCGGCTGATCCAACGGGGTCAGCGGTTCGCTGCGCGGCGCAGCGCGCTGCCCCGGGCGCTGTCCATCGGGCTGCTGACCACGCTGCTGCCGTGCGGCTGGCTCTACGCGTTCGTCGTCACCGCGGCCGGCGCCGGCGGCCCGCTGCAGGGCGCGGCGGTGATGGCGGCTTTCTGGCTCGGCACGCTGCCGGTGATGCTGACTCTGGGGATCGGCGTCCGCAGGCTCGCCGGCGTGCTGGGCGATCGTTTGCCGCTGGCCACCGCAGCGGCGCTCATCGCCGTGGGGATGGTCACGCTCTCCGGCCGGCTCACGATCTCTGCCGAAGCGCTCGCGCAACAAGTCACCGTCGAGGCGCCCTCTGCGGCGGGCCAGGCGCCCGACCCCAACACGCTCCCGCCCTGCTGCCGCGAACCCCAGCCCGAGGCGCCATGA